Proteins from a single region of Mumia flava:
- a CDS encoding FitA-like ribbon-helix-helix domain-containing protein, with protein sequence MEQILIRNLPEGTKAALKARAEHHRRSVEAEAREILADALERDPVTIVDLLSTDEGADIDFEPDRLGLTARTPEL encoded by the coding sequence GTGGAGCAGATCCTGATTCGCAATCTCCCCGAGGGGACGAAGGCCGCGCTCAAGGCGCGCGCCGAGCATCACCGCCGGTCGGTCGAGGCCGAAGCCCGAGAGATCCTCGCCGACGCTCTCGAGCGCGATCCAGTCACGATCGTCGACCTGCTCAGCACGGACGAAGGCGCCGACATCGATTTCGAGCCAGACCGTCTGGGTCTCACTG
- a CDS encoding ATP-binding cassette domain-containing protein has translation MASLVVEARGLRLDVAGTAVVRDVDLEVRSGEVVGLVGAGGAGTSALLAMLATATRLTSGHLSVLGLDPAVDGPRIRGRTGVATQHDSLDPRLRARAELSSYARCFGYAARAAHGRADAALAFAGLTDRARTVVGRLTRGERRRLQVARAFVNDPELVLLDEPTAGCSPRDTDAIGDLVLRMRASARAVVLATHSFEEAERVCDRVLVMDAGRVLVEGAPSSLLAGNRPSEVVEVRTPCGADGAALAVLGDLVDRVEVHGDRVLAYTSDGLTVAERAVAGGLAPDGTRVRPVTPDEALGLLADDEARRWRSVE, from the coding sequence GTGGCGTCGTTGGTGGTCGAGGCACGCGGTCTGCGTCTCGACGTCGCGGGCACGGCCGTCGTCCGCGACGTCGATCTCGAGGTGCGCTCGGGCGAGGTCGTGGGCCTCGTCGGGGCCGGGGGAGCGGGCACGTCGGCCCTGCTGGCGATGCTCGCCACGGCCACGCGTCTGACCTCCGGGCACCTGTCCGTGCTCGGGCTCGACCCGGCCGTCGACGGTCCCCGGATCCGCGGCCGCACCGGGGTCGCGACCCAGCACGACAGCCTCGATCCGCGGCTGCGGGCGCGCGCCGAGCTCAGCAGCTACGCGCGCTGCTTCGGGTACGCGGCGCGGGCCGCACACGGGCGCGCCGACGCGGCGCTGGCGTTCGCGGGGCTCACCGATCGAGCGAGGACGGTCGTCGGACGCCTCACCCGCGGGGAGCGCCGCCGCCTCCAGGTCGCGCGCGCCTTCGTCAACGATCCCGAGCTCGTCCTGCTCGACGAGCCGACCGCCGGCTGCTCGCCGCGTGACACCGATGCGATCGGTGACCTCGTGCTGCGGATGCGCGCCTCCGCGCGGGCCGTCGTGCTCGCCACCCACTCCTTCGAGGAGGCCGAGCGGGTCTGCGACCGTGTGCTCGTGATGGACGCGGGGCGGGTGCTCGTGGAGGGCGCGCCCTCGTCGCTGCTCGCCGGGAACCGCCCTTCGGAGGTCGTCGAGGTCCGCACGCCCTGCGGTGCCGACGGCGCCGCGCTCGCCGTCCTCGGGGACCTGGTCGACCGGGTCGAGGTCCACGGCGACCGCGTCCTCGCGTACACGTCCGACGGCCTGACCGTCGCCGAGCGGGCGGTCGCCGGCGGCCTCGCGCCGGACGGCACCCGGGTCCGGCCGGTCACCCCGGACGAAGCACTCGGGCTGCTCGCCGACGACGAGGCGAGGCGGTGGAGGTCGGTCGAGTGA
- a CDS encoding Lhr family ATP-dependent helicase: MEGMSAADPLDRFSAATAAWFRGAFPAPTAAQSGAWEAIADGRHALVVAPTGSGKTLSAFLWALDRLVTGEPAEDPKQATRVLYVSPLKALAVDVERNLRSPLVGITQTARRLAAEGASPAPRDVRVGVRSGDTTPAQRRALATRPPDVLITTPESLFLVLTSAARETLRGVEAVIVDEVHAVAGTKRGAHLALSLERLDALLEQPAQRIGLSATVRPHTEVARFLGGAAPVRVVAPEAEKRWDLSVVVPVEDMTALGGVPSAQRGADGAHGEGDGGTTGFAGPDPDELADAAFASGDEDPRERASIWPHVEERVVDLVEQAGSSIVFANSRRLAERLTARLNEIHQARLGVPGPGSPPAEVMAQAGSTTTRDPQAAAEGPVLARAHHGSVSKEQRALIEDDLKSGRLACVVATSSLELGIDMGAVDLVVQVESPPSVASGLQRVGRAGHQVGEVSRGVVFPKHRSDLLQATVTIERMRSGEIEALSVPANPLDVLAQQIVAISALDEVDVDELYDLVRRSASFATLPRSAYEATLDLLAGRYPSDEFAELRPRVVWDRVAGTISGRPGAQRLAVTSGGTIPDRGLFGVYLAGAESNARGSARVGELDEEMVYESRVGDVFALGATSWRIEEITHDRVIVTPAYGLPGRLPFWRGDNPGRPVELGRALGAFTRMIATGDRDQARSRCEDAGLDAWAVDNLMALVDEQKAVTGRVPDDRMLVVERFRDELGDWRLVLHSPYGLAVHAPWALAVGARVRAQYGTDSASMASDDGIVVRLPETDAEPPGAELFVLEPDEVADMVTEEVGGSALFASRFRECAARALLLPRRDPGRRSPLWQQRQRAASLLEVARRYPTFPIVLETVREVLQDVYDVPALVELARDVERKRLRIVEVETPEPSPFAKSLLFGYVATFLYEGDSPLAERRAAALSLDSSLLSELLGRAQLRDLLDADVIEQTEAELQRLVDDRLARDAEGVADLLRVLGPLTSEEVAERCTEPASASAWLVALAERRRALRVSFADQQWWVAVEDAGRLRDALGVPVPMGVPDAFIEPVADPLGDLVSRFARTHGPFTGADVAERLGLGVAVVADALSRLAAAGRVAEGEYTPGVGGSEWCDAEVLRRLRRRSLAALRREVEPVDQATLGRFLPAWQHVGGRLRGVDGLLTALDQLAGAVVPASALETLVLPSRVVDYSPAMLDELSASGEVLWVGQGALPGSDGWVSLHLADTAALTLPEPVELEVTPTQEALLAVLQPGGAYFFAQLAAAVRAGLDPTAAPTTGPTDGEIADALWDLAWAGFVTGDTLAALRTVVGSGSSSHRTRSQPRVRARRRPSFATPAGVRGGLRSAPPTVSGRWSLVAATEVNPTVRAHARAELLLERHGLVTRGSVVSEDVPGGFAGVYKVLSGFEDAGRARRGYFVDGLGAAQFATTGAVDRLRTYAREPGQDPERRAVVLAATDPANPYGAALGWPETDGGHRPGRKAGALVVLVDGSLALYVERGGRTLLTFDALDSDEGAARLTPAIDALAAAVRDGALGRLTVERADGASVLGTPLGEALARAGFHATPRGLRIRG, translated from the coding sequence ATGGAGGGCATGTCAGCAGCCGACCCGCTCGACCGGTTCTCCGCGGCCACCGCCGCTTGGTTCCGCGGCGCGTTCCCGGCCCCGACGGCGGCGCAGTCCGGCGCCTGGGAGGCGATCGCCGACGGCCGTCACGCGCTCGTCGTCGCGCCGACGGGGTCCGGCAAGACGTTGTCGGCGTTCCTGTGGGCGCTCGACCGGCTGGTCACCGGGGAGCCGGCCGAGGACCCGAAGCAGGCGACCCGCGTGCTGTACGTCTCACCGCTCAAGGCCCTCGCCGTCGACGTCGAGCGCAACCTCCGTTCCCCCCTGGTCGGGATCACCCAGACGGCACGCCGGCTCGCGGCCGAGGGCGCGTCGCCCGCGCCCCGGGACGTACGGGTGGGTGTTCGCTCCGGCGACACCACGCCGGCTCAGCGGCGGGCGCTCGCGACCCGGCCTCCCGACGTGCTGATCACGACGCCGGAGTCGCTGTTCCTGGTGCTCACCTCCGCCGCGCGCGAGACGCTGCGCGGGGTCGAGGCGGTGATCGTCGACGAGGTGCACGCGGTCGCGGGGACGAAGCGCGGCGCCCACCTCGCGCTGTCGCTCGAGCGACTCGACGCGCTGCTGGAGCAGCCGGCGCAGCGGATCGGCCTGTCGGCGACCGTGCGCCCGCACACGGAGGTGGCGCGGTTCCTCGGCGGCGCGGCGCCGGTCCGCGTGGTCGCGCCGGAGGCGGAGAAGCGGTGGGATCTGTCGGTGGTCGTGCCGGTGGAGGACATGACCGCGCTGGGCGGGGTGCCGTCGGCGCAACGTGGGGCGGACGGCGCGCACGGGGAAGGCGACGGGGGTACGACGGGGTTCGCGGGTCCCGACCCCGACGAGCTGGCCGACGCCGCGTTCGCGTCCGGTGACGAGGACCCGCGCGAGCGGGCGTCGATCTGGCCGCACGTCGAGGAGCGGGTGGTCGATCTCGTCGAGCAGGCGGGGTCCTCGATCGTCTTCGCGAACTCCCGTCGCCTCGCCGAGCGCCTCACCGCCCGCCTGAACGAGATCCACCAGGCCCGCCTCGGCGTGCCCGGTCCGGGGTCGCCCCCGGCGGAGGTGATGGCGCAGGCCGGATCGACGACGACGAGGGACCCGCAGGCGGCGGCCGAGGGTCCGGTGCTCGCCCGTGCGCACCACGGGTCGGTCAGCAAGGAGCAGCGCGCCCTGATCGAGGACGACCTCAAGTCCGGGCGGCTGGCCTGCGTGGTCGCCACGTCCAGCCTCGAGCTCGGCATCGACATGGGCGCGGTCGACCTCGTCGTCCAGGTCGAGTCGCCACCGTCGGTCGCCAGCGGGCTCCAACGGGTGGGCCGCGCCGGGCACCAGGTCGGCGAGGTCTCCCGAGGGGTCGTCTTCCCCAAGCACCGCAGTGACCTCCTCCAGGCCACGGTCACGATCGAGCGGATGCGGTCCGGTGAGATCGAGGCGCTGAGCGTGCCGGCCAACCCGCTCGACGTCCTCGCCCAGCAGATCGTCGCGATCAGCGCGCTGGACGAGGTCGACGTCGACGAGCTGTACGACCTGGTCCGGCGCTCGGCGTCGTTCGCGACGCTGCCCCGCTCGGCGTACGAGGCGACCCTCGACCTGCTCGCGGGCCGCTACCCGTCCGACGAGTTCGCCGAGCTGCGGCCGCGGGTCGTCTGGGACCGCGTCGCCGGCACGATCAGCGGCCGGCCGGGCGCGCAGCGGCTCGCGGTCACCTCCGGTGGGACGATCCCCGACCGCGGCCTGTTCGGGGTCTACCTCGCGGGCGCGGAGTCCAACGCCCGCGGCAGCGCCCGGGTCGGCGAGCTCGACGAGGAGATGGTCTACGAGTCGCGGGTCGGCGACGTGTTCGCGCTCGGGGCGACGAGCTGGCGGATCGAGGAGATCACCCACGACCGCGTGATCGTCACCCCCGCGTACGGTCTGCCGGGCCGGCTGCCGTTCTGGCGGGGCGACAACCCGGGCCGTCCGGTCGAGCTGGGCCGTGCCCTCGGCGCGTTCACCCGGATGATCGCGACCGGCGACCGTGACCAGGCGCGGTCGCGCTGCGAGGACGCCGGGCTCGACGCGTGGGCCGTCGACAACCTGATGGCGCTCGTCGACGAGCAGAAGGCCGTCACCGGGCGGGTCCCCGACGACCGGATGCTCGTGGTCGAGCGGTTCCGCGACGAGCTGGGCGACTGGCGGCTCGTGCTGCACTCTCCGTACGGTCTGGCGGTGCACGCCCCGTGGGCGCTGGCGGTCGGGGCTCGGGTCCGGGCGCAGTACGGGACCGACTCGGCGAGCATGGCCTCCGACGACGGGATCGTGGTCCGGCTCCCCGAGACCGACGCGGAGCCGCCCGGCGCGGAGCTCTTCGTGCTCGAGCCCGACGAGGTCGCCGACATGGTCACCGAGGAGGTCGGCGGGTCGGCGCTGTTCGCGTCGCGGTTCCGCGAGTGCGCCGCCCGCGCGCTGCTGCTCCCGCGCCGCGACCCGGGCCGGCGCAGCCCGCTGTGGCAGCAGCGCCAGCGTGCGGCGTCCCTGCTCGAGGTCGCCCGTCGCTACCCGACGTTCCCGATCGTCCTGGAGACCGTCCGGGAGGTGCTGCAGGACGTGTACGACGTCCCGGCGCTCGTCGAGCTCGCCCGCGACGTCGAGCGCAAGCGGCTGCGGATCGTCGAGGTCGAGACGCCCGAGCCGTCGCCGTTCGCGAAGTCGCTGCTGTTCGGCTACGTCGCGACCTTCCTGTACGAGGGGGACAGCCCGCTCGCGGAGCGGCGCGCGGCCGCCCTGTCGCTGGACTCGTCGCTGCTGTCGGAGCTGCTGGGCCGCGCGCAGCTGCGCGACCTGCTCGACGCGGACGTGATCGAGCAGACCGAGGCCGAGCTCCAGCGGCTCGTGGACGACCGTTTGGCCCGCGACGCGGAGGGTGTCGCCGACCTGCTGCGCGTGCTCGGCCCGCTGACCAGCGAGGAGGTCGCGGAGCGCTGCACCGAGCCGGCGAGCGCGTCGGCCTGGCTGGTGGCGCTGGCCGAGCGGCGTCGTGCGCTGCGGGTGTCGTTCGCCGACCAGCAGTGGTGGGTCGCCGTCGAGGACGCGGGGCGCCTGCGCGACGCGCTCGGCGTCCCGGTGCCGATGGGGGTGCCGGACGCGTTCATCGAGCCGGTCGCGGACCCGCTGGGCGATCTCGTCAGCCGCTTCGCCCGGACCCACGGGCCGTTCACCGGCGCCGACGTCGCGGAGCGGCTCGGGCTCGGGGTCGCCGTCGTCGCCGACGCGCTGAGCCGGCTCGCGGCCGCGGGTCGGGTGGCCGAGGGTGAGTACACCCCCGGCGTCGGCGGCTCGGAGTGGTGCGACGCCGAGGTCCTGCGCCGGCTGCGTCGCCGGTCGCTGGCCGCGCTGCGCCGCGAGGTCGAGCCGGTCGACCAGGCCACGCTCGGCCGGTTCCTCCCGGCCTGGCAGCACGTCGGCGGGAGGCTGCGCGGCGTCGACGGCCTCCTCACCGCGCTCGACCAGCTCGCGGGCGCCGTCGTCCCGGCGAGTGCGCTGGAGACTCTGGTGCTGCCGTCGCGCGTCGTCGACTACTCACCCGCGATGCTCGACGAGCTGAGCGCGTCCGGGGAGGTCCTGTGGGTCGGGCAGGGCGCCCTGCCCGGCTCGGACGGCTGGGTCTCGCTGCACCTCGCCGACACCGCCGCGCTCACCCTGCCGGAGCCGGTCGAGCTCGAGGTGACGCCGACCCAGGAGGCGCTGCTCGCGGTCCTCCAGCCCGGCGGCGCGTACTTCTTCGCCCAGCTCGCCGCCGCCGTGCGCGCGGGGCTCGACCCGACCGCGGCGCCGACGACCGGACCGACCGATGGCGAGATCGCGGACGCCTTGTGGGATCTCGCGTGGGCCGGGTTCGTCACCGGCGACACGCTCGCGGCGCTGCGTACGGTCGTCGGGTCCGGCTCGTCGTCGCACCGCACCCGGTCGCAGCCTCGCGTTCGTGCGCGGCGCCGTCCGTCGTTCGCGACGCCGGCCGGGGTCCGCGGCGGTCTGCGCAGCGCTCCCCCGACGGTGTCGGGCCGCTGGTCGCTGGTCGCGGCCACGGAGGTCAACCCGACCGTCCGGGCGCACGCCCGCGCCGAGCTGCTGCTCGAGCGTCACGGCCTCGTCACCCGCGGATCCGTGGTGAGCGAGGACGTGCCCGGCGGGTTCGCGGGCGTCTACAAGGTGCTGTCGGGGTTCGAGGACGCCGGCCGGGCCCGGCGCGGCTACTTCGTCGACGGTCTCGGCGCTGCCCAGTTCGCCACCACCGGGGCCGTCGACCGCCTGCGGACGTACGCCCGCGAGCCCGGCCAGGACCCGGAGCGCCGTGCTGTCGTGCTGGCGGCCACCGACCCCGCGAACCCGTACGGCGCGGCGCTGGGCTGGCCCGAGACCGACGGCGGGCACCGCCCCGGTCGCAAGGCCGGGGCGCTCGTGGTCCTCGTGGACGGGTCCCTCGCGCTGTACGTCGAGCGCGGCGGCCGCACCCTGCTGACGTTCGACGCACTCGACAGCGACGAGGGAGCCGCCCGGCTGACCCCGGCGATCGACGCCCTCGCGGCCGCGGTCCGCGACGGTGCGCTCGGGCGGCTGACCGTCGAGAGGGCCGACGGCGCTTCCGTGCTCGGGACGCCGCTGGGCGAGGCGCTGGCCCGGGCCGGGTTCCATGCGACCCCGCGTGGGCTGCGGATCCGGGGCTGA
- a CDS encoding DNA-formamidopyrimidine glycosylase family protein: protein MPEGDAVWRTARRLDRALHGRLLDAADLRVPAYATLDLSGRTVEEVVSRGKHLFAHLGDLSLHTHLGMDGSWRTYRSGARWDRPAFQARVVLRAGPVEAVGFLLPVVEVLTPEHESAVVERLGPDLLDPAYDATEALRRLTVDPARSLADALLDQTVVAGIGNIFRIEVMFLRGLHPDVAIADDQDPARTLDLARRMLLVNRETSAIVTTGVDRRGQQTWVYGRGGAPCRRCGTRIERRDPVVTQSRGAEERVTYWCPHCQPV, encoded by the coding sequence GTGCCGGAGGGCGACGCGGTCTGGCGGACGGCGCGGCGTCTCGACCGGGCGCTGCACGGGCGCTTGCTCGACGCAGCGGACCTGCGCGTCCCCGCGTACGCCACGCTCGACCTGTCCGGGCGCACGGTCGAGGAGGTCGTGAGTCGCGGCAAGCACCTGTTCGCCCATCTCGGCGACCTCAGCCTCCACACCCACCTCGGGATGGACGGGTCGTGGCGCACCTACCGGTCCGGCGCCCGCTGGGACCGCCCGGCGTTCCAGGCCCGCGTCGTGCTGCGCGCCGGGCCGGTCGAGGCCGTCGGGTTCCTGCTGCCGGTCGTCGAGGTGCTGACGCCGGAGCACGAGAGCGCGGTCGTCGAACGCCTCGGCCCGGACCTCCTGGACCCCGCGTACGACGCCACCGAGGCGCTGCGCCGGCTGACCGTGGACCCGGCACGCTCGCTCGCGGACGCCCTCCTCGACCAGACCGTGGTCGCGGGGATCGGCAACATCTTCCGGATCGAGGTGATGTTCCTGCGCGGGCTCCACCCGGATGTCGCGATCGCCGACGACCAGGACCCGGCGCGGACCCTCGACCTGGCCCGCCGGATGCTCCTCGTCAACCGCGAGACGTCGGCGATCGTCACGACCGGCGTCGACCGGAGGGGACAGCAGACCTGGGTGTACGGGCGGGGCGGCGCGCCGTGCCGCCGCTGCGGCACCCGGATCGAGCGTCGTGATCCCGTCGTCACGCAGTCGCGCGGCGCCGAGGAGCGGGTCACGTACTGGTGCCCGCACTGTCAGCCGGTCTGA
- a CDS encoding ArsR/SmtB family transcription factor has translation MPKYHDELDAVLRALADPTRRAVVERLAKSPAVVSELAEPYPMSLPSFMQHLRVLEDAGLVTSEKHGRVRTVSLRPGALDVLHLWLGEQRTPAEHQADRLGIHLTRTTEIKES, from the coding sequence ATGCCTAAGTATCACGACGAGCTCGACGCCGTGCTCCGCGCGCTCGCGGATCCCACGCGCCGGGCCGTCGTCGAACGCCTGGCGAAGTCCCCGGCCGTCGTGTCCGAGCTCGCGGAGCCGTACCCGATGTCCCTCCCGTCCTTCATGCAGCACCTGCGGGTGCTCGAGGACGCGGGCCTGGTGACGTCCGAGAAGCACGGGCGCGTCCGCACCGTGAGCCTGCGACCCGGCGCGCTCGACGTGCTGCACCTGTGGCTCGGCGAGCAGCGCACCCCCGCGGAGCACCAGGCCGACCGCCTGGGGATCCACCTGACCCGTACGACCGAGATCAAGGAATCCTGA
- a CDS encoding dihydrofolate reductase family protein, which produces MTRVRVSLFSSIDGCSTTTDQTSDNPMGADWERLTAGYAATRTFRQRVLHDTSGSGTTGVDDRYAAQEAEGIGAEIMGAAMFGLHSFPDDPDWKGWWGEEPPFGYPVYVLTSTAPRPSITMAGGTTFHFRDGAIEDVLAEATTAADGLDVRVGGGLGTARAFLRAGLVDEMHVMIAPIVLGRGARLWDDLRGLEQTHHVTSEVAESGTIHVTFTRQDG; this is translated from the coding sequence ATGACCCGTGTCCGCGTCAGCCTGTTCAGCTCGATCGACGGCTGCTCCACCACGACCGACCAGACCTCCGACAACCCGATGGGCGCGGACTGGGAGCGCCTGACGGCGGGCTACGCCGCCACCCGGACCTTCCGGCAGCGCGTCCTCCACGACACGAGCGGGTCCGGGACGACCGGCGTCGACGACCGCTACGCCGCACAGGAGGCCGAGGGCATCGGTGCCGAGATCATGGGTGCCGCGATGTTCGGTCTGCACTCCTTCCCCGACGATCCGGACTGGAAGGGCTGGTGGGGCGAGGAGCCCCCGTTCGGATATCCCGTCTACGTGCTCACGAGCACGGCGCCGCGGCCGTCGATCACGATGGCCGGCGGCACGACGTTCCACTTCCGCGACGGAGCGATCGAGGACGTGCTCGCCGAGGCCACCACGGCGGCCGACGGTCTGGACGTCCGGGTCGGCGGGGGCCTGGGCACCGCGCGGGCGTTCCTGCGCGCCGGCCTCGTGGACGAGATGCACGTGATGATCGCGCCGATCGTCCTCGGCCGCGGCGCCCGCCTCTGGGACGACCTGCGCGGCCTTGAGCAGACCCACCACGTGACCTCCGAGGTCGCGGAGAGCGGCACGATCCACGTCACCTTCACCCGTCAGGACGGCTGA
- a CDS encoding SRPBCC domain-containing protein codes for MRTERRLARSGFDLTRTYPVPVDRVWAAFAEEDQKVAWFGADDAFESGAWAFDFRVGGHDVAEGKFHGGPLSRYEATYTDIVEHVRIVTTYDMWLDGVHMSTSVASFEFEPVDEGTRFTHVEHGVFFDRFWADGPDRELGSRGLLEKLATHLSG; via the coding sequence ATGCGCACCGAACGACGCCTGGCCCGCTCCGGGTTCGACCTCACCCGCACCTATCCCGTCCCGGTCGACCGGGTCTGGGCGGCCTTCGCCGAGGAGGACCAGAAGGTGGCGTGGTTCGGCGCGGACGACGCCTTCGAGTCCGGCGCGTGGGCGTTCGACTTCCGGGTCGGAGGACACGACGTCGCTGAAGGCAAGTTCCACGGCGGCCCGCTCTCGCGCTACGAGGCGACCTACACCGACATCGTCGAGCACGTGCGGATCGTCACGACGTACGACATGTGGCTCGACGGCGTGCACATGTCCACCTCGGTGGCCTCGTTCGAGTTCGAGCCGGTCGACGAGGGGACCCGCTTCACCCACGTGGAGCACGGGGTCTTCTTCGACCGCTTCTGGGCCGACGGCCCCGACCGGGAGCTCGGGAGCCGCGGGCTGCTGGAGAAGCTGGCGACCCACCTGTCCGGGTGA
- a CDS encoding MarR family winged helix-turn-helix transcriptional regulator: MTDRTSLTTTLDKVLHLSTLLAADQARFERETGLTSARIHLLWVLGLHGPSTQQVLASALEVTPRNVTGLVDGLVASGHVTRQPHPSDRRATLVTPTASGARAIRDLRESHADLAQQLFADVPASRLAAFDATLDETIATVTRLMKDHA, translated from the coding sequence GTGACCGACCGAACCTCCCTCACCACCACGCTCGACAAGGTCCTGCACCTGTCGACGCTGCTGGCGGCCGACCAGGCGCGGTTCGAGCGCGAGACGGGCCTGACCTCCGCGCGCATCCACCTGCTGTGGGTGCTCGGTCTGCACGGACCGAGCACCCAGCAGGTGCTGGCGTCGGCGCTGGAGGTGACCCCACGCAACGTCACCGGCCTCGTGGACGGGCTGGTGGCCTCGGGCCACGTGACCCGGCAGCCGCATCCGAGCGACCGTCGCGCGACGCTCGTGACGCCCACCGCCTCCGGCGCACGCGCCATCCGCGATCTCCGGGAGTCCCACGCGGACCTCGCGCAGCAGCTGTTCGCCGACGTCCCCGCGTCCCGCCTGGCGGCGTTCGACGCGACCCTCGACGAGACCATCGCGACCGTGACCCGGTTGATGAAGGACCACGCATGA
- a CDS encoding GNAT family N-acetyltransferase, with amino-acid sequence MRSGLDPAERVEALFTDRLILDRVTSRDVDDVHAVFRDPATWQHLPAGQYVLREQSERLVTRSDESWERVGLGDWAVRAVAVPGLAAGAFVGIVGVTRAELDAGVVLNLGYRLDPSAWGRGIATEASAAARDAAARVQPDLPLTARALTANPASIRVLERVGLSEVWRGTVEADGITAGMELVVSSDRVLADDVLDGIIALG; translated from the coding sequence GTGAGGTCCGGCCTCGATCCGGCTGAGCGGGTCGAGGCCCTCTTCACGGACCGTCTGATCCTCGACCGCGTGACGTCGAGGGACGTCGACGACGTGCACGCGGTGTTTCGCGATCCCGCGACCTGGCAGCATCTTCCGGCGGGTCAGTACGTCCTGCGCGAGCAGTCCGAGCGCCTCGTCACGCGCTCGGACGAGAGCTGGGAGCGCGTGGGACTCGGCGACTGGGCCGTACGCGCGGTCGCGGTCCCGGGCCTCGCTGCCGGCGCGTTCGTCGGCATCGTCGGTGTCACGCGCGCCGAGCTCGACGCCGGCGTGGTCCTCAACCTCGGTTATCGGCTCGACCCGTCGGCGTGGGGTCGCGGGATCGCGACGGAGGCGTCGGCTGCTGCGCGCGATGCCGCCGCTCGGGTGCAGCCGGACCTGCCGCTCACGGCACGCGCACTCACCGCGAACCCGGCCTCGATCCGGGTGCTCGAGCGGGTCGGGCTCTCCGAGGTGTGGCGTGGGACGGTCGAGGCGGACGGCATCACCGCCGGGATGGAGCTCGTCGTGTCCTCCGACCGCGTGCTGGCCGACGACGTGCTGGACGGGATCATCGCGCTCGGCTGA
- a CDS encoding helix-turn-helix domain-containing protein has protein sequence MAVLRRLIGEVLRARRMAKGLTLRDVSASARVSLGYISEVERGQKEPSSELLAALCEALDVPMSQVLRDVSALMEIQEQSTLETALALSPESDSVGVG, from the coding sequence ATGGCGGTGCTGAGGCGACTGATCGGTGAGGTGCTTCGCGCACGACGGATGGCCAAGGGCCTGACGCTGCGCGACGTGTCCGCCTCGGCTCGGGTGAGCCTGGGCTACATCTCCGAGGTCGAGCGAGGCCAGAAGGAGCCGAGCTCCGAGCTGCTCGCCGCGCTCTGCGAGGCTCTCGACGTGCCGATGTCGCAGGTCCTGCGCGACGTCAGCGCGCTGATGGAGATCCAGGAGCAGTCGACGCTGGAGACTGCGCTGGCGCTGTCGCCGGAGTCCGACTCGGTGGGCGTCGGCTGA
- a CDS encoding CinA family protein → MRPEPGASGPTSGVVAPEPPADPAEDPRIDPQGVVEALRMGGETVALAESLTGGLLTGRLVDVAGASDVVRGGIVAYATDLKASLLGVDADLLARAGPVDAGVAEQMATGVRDRLGATYGLATTGVAGPGPADGAEAGTVFLGIATPSATESVALRLDGDRSQVRALAVESALELLMRHLIDD, encoded by the coding sequence ATGAGGCCGGAGCCGGGTGCGTCTGGTCCGACCTCGGGAGTGGTCGCGCCCGAGCCGCCGGCCGACCCCGCGGAGGACCCTCGGATCGACCCGCAGGGTGTGGTCGAGGCGCTGCGGATGGGCGGGGAGACCGTCGCCCTGGCGGAGTCGCTGACCGGTGGCCTGCTGACCGGGAGGCTGGTCGACGTCGCGGGCGCCTCCGACGTCGTGCGCGGTGGCATCGTCGCCTACGCGACGGATCTCAAGGCGAGCCTGCTCGGCGTCGACGCCGACCTGCTCGCGCGGGCCGGTCCGGTCGATGCCGGGGTCGCGGAGCAGATGGCGACCGGCGTACGGGACCGGCTGGGCGCCACGTACGGCCTGGCGACGACCGGCGTCGCCGGACCCGGGCCGGCCGACGGCGCCGAGGCCGGGACGGTGTTCCTGGGGATCGCGACACCGTCGGCGACGGAGTCGGTCGCGCTCCGGCTCGACGGTGACCGGTCCCAGGTCCGTGCGCTCGCGGTCGAGAGCGCGCTCGAGCTCCTGATGCGCCATCTGATCGACGACTGA